CTTGACCAATCATTTGACTACATGCTACCAATCCAGCAGCAATGCTTGCGGATAAAGCTGCTGCAATTTCTTGGTCCATAAACTTTGCTCCTGCTGGAATATCCTCTAAACGAGCGTTAGGACGTTCAGGTGGTGTAGGAGGAAGAGCGACTCCATTGTCTTTTAAAATTGTCTCAATTTGTTTCATTTCTTGTTGACATTGATCTATTGCTTCCATTAGCAATTTACGAAGGTCCTCATCTCCAGCATGATTAACCTTTGTCTGATATCCGGCAACTGCTGCTTTTGAAGTTAAAAGAAAAGACCAAGCACCAAAAACTTCTCCATAATGTAATGGCTCATTTTGAGGATTACCACTTAAAATACCCATTAAAACACTCCCTATTGTTTTTTTCATATCCATATAAAATTCTCCTAATTACTTAATGTCTTTTAGACAAAAAATAGTATGTGTTAAAACTTTCTTATTTAATCTTAATAAGAAAAATGGGCTTCTTTTTAGGCTCCTAAATGAATCATTCTTAGGATTAGACGGGCTCCAAATTTCGATATACGTATATACTATATCGTCTAGGTAATTTAAAATCGACAATTGAAAGGAAGATGTTTAAATGTACGGTTACGAAAACAAAGCCCTCATATGGCTGGTGCAAACATGCCTCATGTTGCTGCAGAAAATGTTCCTCATCAGCCTATGGTAATGCCTTATTATGAAGCTCCTGCTTATGGATATTGTGCTCCTTCTTATAGACCGAATACGTTCGCGCTTATTGTTGTGCTATTCATTTTGTTAATTATTATAGGTGCAACGATCTACGGTAATAAGTGTTAACCACAAACACCTTTAAAAAGACACTATTGTAGTGTCTTTTTTATTTTCTACCTAACAGAATAGGATAAAGATGCCAAAATCACAGGTTATTACCACTACACAGAAGTATTTTTCCGTGATATATTATGGATACACGATACGTCATACAAATTATCGTGCTAACTCAGATGTTTAACAATCGGTTAAAAACCGAATTGTTTTAAACTACTCTAATATGGGATCGTTTTGGTATCGACAGGGATGGTTAAGCTTATATGGCGAGTCGAGTTGACGAGCTCGTAAAAACGTCAAAGCCTACAACTGGCAAACAACAAAACAACTTCGCTTTCGCTGCCTAACAACAGTCGATAGCGGTTCCGCCCTCCATCGTCCATGTGGTAGGGATATGGGACTCAAACGTAGTGGACTACACCTGATTCCACCGTCTGAGGAAGAAGGAAGAGAAGAAACAGACTAGCCACTTCAATGCCTGTCAGTGGTACTAAAGAAGAGGGCGAAACATATTTTTGCTGACTACACTCGTAGAAATATAAGTGGAAACATCTTTGCACACCGGTTCGAATCCGGTCGATTCCACCAAATTATGCCGATCATGCTCAAATTGGTAGAGTGACTTTTAGTTGAGGTTCGACTCCTCAGGACGGCACCAAGAGGTATATTATTATTTTGCGATCGTGGCGGAATGGCAGACGCGCTAGGTTGAGGGCCTAGTGGGAGCGATCCCGTGGAGGTTCAAGTCCTCTCGGTCGCATTATTCATCCTGCAATGTTCGTTGCCCCTTCATGTTTTAAACCTTACTATTTATTAGGGATTCCTATATGATTAACCAATGTCACGCCTATCTTAGTAGGATTACAGCAGGTTAATATGCGGAAACCCACCTGTTGAAAACAGGTTATCAAAACATTTGGGGAAACGGCATAGGTGGGAATGAAATTTTATTAAAAACAACATAACATTTATAATTTTCTTATACATACCGTTGATAGTCGGGGAGGTAGCGGTGCCCTGTAACTCGCAACCCGCTCTAGCGAGGATGAATTCCTTTTTAGCGGTATGATAATGGAAGGTTTGCCTTATATAAGCGGTGTTGACTTTCGGAGTCCTCGCAATAGAAACCCATGAATCTGGTCAGGACGGGAACGTAGCAGCCATAAGTGGGACATTCTATGTGTCGAAGGGTAGCTTTGAATGAGCTGGCTGTATAAGTAGCGCTTGTGTTGTCATATCAATAAAAGGTTCAACGGTGCTATATGGGGCCTTAGCTCAGCTGGGAGAGCGCCTGCTTTGCACGCAGGAGGTCAGCGGTTCGATCCCGCTAGGCTCCACCATTAATACGGTAGTATATGTAATGTGACTGTACAAGTTTATTCATACATAACAAAAAGCTTTTGTACAAGAGTACAAAAGCTTTCTTTAGTGTTCATTTATAGTATTTACATATAATCGTAAACTGAATCTTCAAAATAGAGCCAGTGAAAATATTCAATTTGTGGATCTGACATCTCCGCGATTTCCTTTTCATTGAATTTGCGTTTGTCTAATAAATCCTTCACTTTGATTTCTCTTGCTAATTGGCTCATGGTATATCCTCCTTATTAATAAGAAGTAACGTTGCTGTTACATAATTGTAAGCGTTTACTTTTTTATTTCTTGTTTTTATTATATATCTCAAATCGATATGAAACAAATATCATTTTGAGATAAATATAAAAAAAACGATATTGAAATGTTATCTAATGATATTTAAGAGTATATAATCCACTTTGAATGTATTTTTTAGGAGGAAAATTATTGGAGCAGATTCCTTTGTGATAAATTAATTTTTAAAAATAGTGAAATCATAAAACTTTTTAAGTGATTTTTGTATCTAATACACGAAGAACTAAATAATCATTTCGTTTAGTGTAATTGTATAAATTTCTACGCTAAGGTGTAAGGGGGATAAAAGTGAAAGAAGAAAAGCTTGTAAAGCTTGCTACAAAGGGAGATCCTGAAGCGTTTGGAAAACTCATGATATTGTTAAAGGATCAGGCTTATAGAATGGCCTATTGTTATTTGCATCATGAACACGATAGTATGGATGCTGTTTGTAACGCTATGGAAAAAGCATTTGCAAAACTTAATCAGCTTAGGGAACCAAAGTATTTTAAAACTTGGTTTTTAAAGATTGTTATCAATGAAAGTATTCAATTACTAAGAGAAAAAAGTAAAATCGTAGAAGTAAATGAGAACGAGATAATGAATTTATCTGAAGAATCTAAGTCTGAGCACATAGAAGATCTTGAAGAATTGCTTAATCAAGTGGAACCAACAGAAAGGTCTATGATCTACATGAAATATTATTTAGGATACTCTCTTGATGAGATTTCAAAAATAACAGACTTACCGTTATCAACAGTAAAAACAAAAATTTACCGGAATCTAAAACAACTCCGAGAAAAACTAGTTCAAAGGGAGGTCTTATAAATGAGTTTAGAGGAAAAAGAATTAGATATAATTATAAATCGAATAAAGTCAGATTTGATTCCAGTCCCAGACGAGTTAGAGGATAAAATAAATAAGTGGGTTGTTGCTAAAAAACATAGCAAAAAGAAAAAAGATTTCGGAATTTTTCAATCGGAGCAGTAGCTGCAAGTATTCTTTTGGTCAGTTTTATTTTATCTCCAACTGCAAGAACCTACGCAAAAGATATTCCGATAGTTAGTATGGCTGTTGACTGGTTTGAGGAATTACTAATCGAATATAAAGGAATCGAAACAGCGGAAAAAAACAATTACAAACCTTTTAAGCCACATTCTTTTTCAGCTGGAAACTACGAATTAGAAATGGATCATCTTTTCCTTGAAGATGAGCAACTTTTTTTTACTCTCTTAGTTAAAGGAGGAGACATTGCAGATTCAGTATATAAAGAAGAATCAGGAATGTTAATGATGGATAACTACCCCGAAATTAATATAGAGTCAGAGAGTTTTGCAAGAAATCCCAACTCTGTTGAAGGTGCAGGAGCATCAATGGGTATTCAGCGAATTTCAGGTAAGTATTACATTATGGCTAAATATACACTTTATATTGATCCTAACACTGTACATGAATTTATAAAAAATGATGGAAATACACTGTCCTTTAGTGTTGAAATTGACGGAAATAAAGCAAATGTTGACATTCCATTATCAAACACAAAAATACAATTAGGGAAACATTTTGTACAGAATGAAAAGATAGAACTACAGAATTCAGAAGCCCCCTTTACAGTTCAAAAGTTAGTGGTATATCCGACAAGAATGGAACTTGAGTTAACAGGGGGATCACAAGATGCTTTCTTAAAAATGGTCTCTAATATTTACTTACAAGATGAAAAAGGAAATAAATATTCGTTAAGAGTCTTACAAGTTAATTCAGATTCGTATAAACTAGAATCACTTTCTACTATTTATTTTGATGAAAAAGTAAAAGAGTTAACATTGAATGATGGGATAAACAAAGGAGTTCAACTGAATATAACCGAAGAATAATAAGAAGGTCAGCATTTTTAGCTTGACCCCACGCGATTTTATATCCGTTCGAAGCAAGAATGAGATAAGAGGTATTCATACTCATACATCATTTTTATATTTTGTTATGTAGATAAGAGTCTCTAAATAAGTAATAGAGACTCTTTCTATTTTGTCAATTATCTTCAGAAACAATAAATACATCATCAACATTTTTGTTAGCGGCACGAATTTGATTTTCTATTTTTTGTTTAAGCTGACTTGATACTTGTTTTGTGTGACCTAAACGAGTATTTCGATTATTAGTATCAACATTCGTAGTGAAATTTGTGTTATTTCCTAAGCCAGGTCTAGTTGTTGAGGGATTATTTGTACCAGGTGTTTCATTTATTCTTTCAGCCATCTCTGTGCTATTGTTTCGGTCAGCAGTATTTGCTGTTTTTGAATGACGGTTATTGAATCCCACATTATTATATTCATTTGCCATTCCACGTAAATTCGTGTTAGTTCCTGTTGTTCCAGAATTAGTAGCACTGTTATTACCAACAGTAGTTCCATTGTTATTATTCGTGTTTCCATTTTTGTTTAAACGAACCGTAACATAAGCATCGTTGCCTCTCATGATCACTCTAGCTTGAGATACTTCATCTAGACGCTCAACATTTTTTGTTGCACGTGTTTGGACAGTTGCATTTTGATTACTGTTAGTATCATTCCCGTTGTAGTTTACTCTTGTTATTGGAGCCTGATCATTTCTCAATCCAATATTTGTTGCGTTATCTGTTTGATTGCCTGCACAGCCTGTAACACTTAGAATGCAAGCTGCTGATAAGATCGTTACAAGTCCTTTTTTCATCACCATCATCCCCTAAATAGTAAAGTTCATTTTTAGAATATCTAAATAAGTACAAACTATCCGATGTGAACAAATCCATAATATGAAAAATAAGGCTATTGAAAAGATGGGAGAGGATGAAGCTAGTCAAATTTGGAACAATAAAGATATAACTCAAGTCAAGGGAGGTTTCAATTATGAACAAACAGAATAAATCAAATCAACATAAGAATTTTAAGGAAAACTCATATGAGATTGAAAAAGAAACGAAAGGTACCATGCATTTAAAAAGTGCTCCTACACCACATATTGAGGGACATCAAATTACTGAAGATATGGAGTAGGAAGATATAAAAAAGACAGAGGACTAGCCCCTGTCTTTTCGATTAGTTTTTCTTACTATTGCTCGGTAATTCACAACCATCGTCGGTACAAATAGCACCTTCACCACCGTCAAAGTGAAGCTCCTGAAACTTAGGTTTTGGGTTTTCTTCCTCCCAAATTTTTGTAAGTGCACGTGAAAATGTTTCTTGTGGTTGAGCACCTGATATGGAGTACTTTTGATTCACAACAAAGAAAGGTACACCTGTTACACCGATTTGTTGAGCTGTTCTTTCATCGCCTCTCACTTCATTTGCAAAGGCTTTTTCGTCATTTAACACTTCTAATGCTTTACTGCGATCTATTCCAGCAGCCTCTGCAAGGTCAGCTAAAGTATCTATGTCCCCGACATTTTTTGTATCTGTAAAATAAGCATGCAATAGTTTTTCAGTTAACTCTGTTTCTTTTCCAATTGTTTTGGCGAATTTATTTAAACGGTGGGCATTAAAGGTGTTCGTTGGCTTCATATCTTCATAATTAAATTTTATACCAAGGTCAGAAGCTTGTTGAATAAGACCTTTATTCATTTCTCTAACTTGTTGTTCACTTGCTCCAAATTTAGCTGCTAATGCCTGATAAATTCCTTGCTCTGTGTACGTTGGAGCATTAGGGTCCAATTCAAAGCTTTTAAACTCAACTTCTACTTGATCTTTATGTGGAAACTGGTCAAGTGCCATTTCTAAACGGCGTTTACCAATATAACAAAACGGACAGACAAAGTCAGACCATACTTCTATTTTCATGTTATTACACCTCTCTAGTCTAAGATTATCCTATTTTAGCACAAGCCTG
This Metabacillus endolithicus DNA region includes the following protein-coding sequences:
- a CDS encoding DUF3231 family protein, whose protein sequence is MGILSGNPQNEPLHYGEVFGAWSFLLTSKAAVAGYQTKVNHAGDEDLRKLLMEAIDQCQQEMKQIETILKDNGVALPPTPPERPNARLEDIPAGAKFMDQEIAAALSASIAAGLVACSQMIGQAIREDIAMMFGQFHTQKAALGGKVLRLNKEKGWLIPPPLHLNKTEE
- a CDS encoding YjcZ family sporulation protein encodes the protein MPYYEAPAYGYCAPSYRPNTFALIVVLFILLIIIGATIYGNKC
- a CDS encoding DsbA family oxidoreductase, with protein sequence MKIEVWSDFVCPFCYIGKRRLEMALDQFPHKDQVEVEFKSFELDPNAPTYTEQGIYQALAAKFGASEQQVREMNKGLIQQASDLGIKFNYEDMKPTNTFNAHRLNKFAKTIGKETELTEKLLHAYFTDTKNVGDIDTLADLAEAAGIDRSKALEVLNDEKAFANEVRGDERTAQQIGVTGVPFFVVNQKYSISGAQPQETFSRALTKIWEEENPKPKFQELHFDGGEGAICTDDGCELPSNSKKN
- a CDS encoding sigma-70 family RNA polymerase sigma factor, with the protein product MKEEKLVKLATKGDPEAFGKLMILLKDQAYRMAYCYLHHEHDSMDAVCNAMEKAFAKLNQLREPKYFKTWFLKIVINESIQLLREKSKIVEVNENEIMNLSEESKSEHIEDLEELLNQVEPTERSMIYMKYYLGYSLDEISKITDLPLSTVKTKIYRNLKQLREKLVQREVL